A region of Dermabacter vaginalis DNA encodes the following proteins:
- a CDS encoding ABC transporter ATP-binding protein/permease: protein MLELHNITKSYTTGSFTQVALAGVNVAFRDNEFVAILGQSGSGKTTMLNVVGGLDHFDSGDLVIDGISTKNFKDRDWDRYRNNRIGFVFQSYNLIPHQSVLANVELALTLSGVGRSARRERALDALTKVGLRDHVHKKPSQLSGGQMQRVAIARALINDPEILLADEPTGALDSETSVQVMDLLREVASDRLVIMVTHNPELAHEYATRVVEFADGQVVGDSAPFDPALEETRAAKPTRNTRMGPLTALMLSFNNLMTKKGRTLMTSFAGSIGIIGIAAILALANGVNSYIDKTEENALANYPLSIQKTGVSMESGLANAEPKGEEKANTVRAVEMYTRSMNSTSTNDLASLKKYFDANGGGINSYVKAIEYSYAAEPQIYALGTDKPVQVHPEQAFSQYAGGFSMSPASSMFSMNAFRQLPANTDLYTSKYRVLSGHWPKNSRELVLVLDENGEMPDLYEYTFGLKDHAKLDEMMENMQAGRATGDSDGSSGEKASTKPGEYAFDQIIGTEFSRVNAFETYTHNDDTGTWIDRSNDADFMREKIDKGERLRVVGIVRPNEGEDMGALQQGISYLPALTDEVITEAAQSEIVHEQRAHPDVDVFTGKTFDELKNDDQGDDFDMSSLFTVDQEKIRGAFQIDESKLQMDLGGLDLSSMPQPNLDPGSFDMSDLDLSSLDPSAAAVGSPNVDVGDLDLADLTARYPQLADIDLPGVLAKALEGEVIQPGAGEYLSGEAGALIQGFQTYYAAHADSDGDQIPDRDTAEVVLEYLQTDEVRAKIEEISNSDRVVNRELLEQQLSDALGEDPALQEISSAVSSDLSNAIAEQLSTQLGGALASQIQQAIGGYLTNAIGAMMQQYMTALQSEIESQINGAMSQMGENFAKAMSVDPEKFADAFEMNMDEEELAAFMSTMVSTRAASYEDNLEKLGWADRTSPDQVDIYPASFKDKDKVKAILDSYNAQAKARGEKNKEIVYTDMVGMLMSSVTSIINVITWMLIAFVSISLVVSSIMIAIITYISVLERRKEIGILRAVGASKADVRHVFNAETVIEGLLAGLIGVGVTLLLCIPANIIVEQKFDVENIASLPPVAGVILVAISVLLTVLAGVIPSGRAARQDPVEALRSE from the coding sequence GTGCTCGAACTCCACAACATCACGAAGTCTTACACCACCGGATCCTTCACGCAGGTCGCCCTCGCGGGCGTGAACGTTGCCTTCCGCGACAATGAATTCGTGGCGATCCTCGGGCAGTCCGGCTCCGGAAAGACCACGATGCTCAACGTCGTTGGAGGCCTCGATCACTTCGATTCCGGTGACCTCGTGATCGACGGGATTTCCACGAAAAACTTCAAAGACCGCGACTGGGATCGCTACCGCAATAACCGCATCGGTTTCGTGTTCCAGAGCTACAACCTCATCCCCCACCAGAGCGTCCTCGCGAACGTTGAGCTCGCTCTCACGCTCTCAGGCGTCGGCCGCTCTGCGCGCCGCGAGCGCGCGCTCGACGCCCTCACCAAAGTGGGCCTTCGCGATCACGTTCACAAAAAACCAAGCCAACTTTCGGGCGGGCAGATGCAGCGCGTCGCGATCGCGCGCGCCCTCATCAACGACCCCGAGATCCTCCTCGCCGACGAACCCACGGGCGCACTCGACTCCGAAACCTCCGTTCAGGTCATGGATCTTCTTCGGGAGGTCGCGAGCGACCGCCTCGTCATCATGGTGACCCACAACCCCGAACTCGCCCACGAGTACGCCACGCGCGTCGTGGAATTCGCCGACGGTCAGGTCGTGGGCGATTCCGCTCCATTCGATCCGGCCCTTGAGGAAACGCGCGCGGCGAAGCCCACGCGCAACACGCGAATGGGGCCTCTCACGGCGCTCATGCTGAGCTTCAACAACCTCATGACGAAAAAAGGCCGTACGCTCATGACCTCGTTCGCGGGCTCGATCGGCATTATCGGCATTGCCGCGATTCTCGCGCTCGCCAACGGCGTCAACAGCTACATCGATAAAACCGAGGAAAACGCGCTCGCGAACTACCCGCTCAGCATCCAAAAAACGGGGGTCTCGATGGAATCGGGACTCGCGAATGCCGAGCCCAAGGGCGAAGAAAAAGCGAACACGGTGCGCGCCGTGGAGATGTACACGCGCTCGATGAATTCGACGAGCACTAACGATCTCGCCTCCCTCAAGAAGTATTTCGACGCTAACGGCGGAGGGATCAACTCCTACGTCAAGGCGATCGAATACTCGTATGCGGCCGAACCTCAGATCTATGCGCTCGGCACCGACAAACCGGTGCAGGTGCACCCCGAGCAGGCGTTCTCCCAGTATGCGGGCGGCTTTTCCATGAGCCCCGCGAGCTCCATGTTCTCCATGAACGCCTTTAGGCAGCTACCCGCGAACACCGATCTTTACACGTCGAAATACCGGGTTCTCAGCGGGCACTGGCCCAAGAATTCTCGCGAACTCGTGCTCGTTCTCGACGAAAACGGTGAGATGCCCGATCTTTACGAATACACGTTCGGGCTCAAAGATCACGCGAAACTCGACGAGATGATGGAGAACATGCAGGCGGGCCGGGCCACGGGAGATTCCGACGGTTCCTCGGGTGAGAAAGCCTCCACAAAGCCAGGCGAATACGCCTTCGATCAGATCATTGGCACCGAATTTTCTCGCGTGAATGCCTTCGAGACCTACACCCACAACGACGACACGGGCACGTGGATCGACCGCAGCAACGACGCCGACTTTATGCGCGAAAAAATCGACAAGGGCGAGCGCCTCAGGGTCGTGGGGATCGTGCGCCCGAACGAGGGTGAGGACATGGGCGCGCTCCAGCAGGGTATCTCCTATCTCCCCGCCCTCACGGACGAGGTCATCACCGAAGCTGCCCAGTCCGAGATCGTCCACGAGCAGCGGGCGCATCCCGATGTCGACGTTTTCACCGGAAAGACATTCGACGAACTCAAAAACGACGATCAGGGCGACGACTTCGATATGAGCTCCCTGTTTACGGTCGACCAAGAGAAGATCCGCGGCGCATTCCAGATCGACGAGTCGAAGCTCCAGATGGACCTCGGCGGGCTCGACCTCAGTTCAATGCCTCAGCCGAACCTCGACCCCGGCTCCTTCGACATGAGCGACCTTGACCTCTCGAGTCTCGATCCGAGCGCGGCAGCCGTCGGAAGCCCGAACGTGGACGTGGGGGATCTCGACCTTGCCGATCTCACGGCCCGCTACCCTCAGCTCGCCGATATCGACCTCCCGGGCGTCCTTGCGAAAGCACTTGAAGGCGAGGTGATTCAGCCGGGTGCCGGCGAGTACCTCAGCGGCGAAGCGGGTGCGCTCATCCAGGGTTTCCAGACATATTACGCGGCCCATGCCGATTCCGACGGTGACCAGATTCCCGACAGGGACACGGCCGAAGTAGTGCTCGAGTATCTCCAAACCGACGAGGTCCGCGCGAAGATCGAGGAGATTTCGAACTCCGATCGGGTCGTCAATCGGGAGCTTCTCGAGCAGCAGCTTTCCGATGCTCTCGGTGAGGACCCGGCGCTCCAGGAGATTTCCTCGGCGGTGAGCAGCGATCTTTCGAACGCCATCGCCGAACAGCTTTCCACGCAGCTCGGCGGCGCCCTCGCAAGCCAAATTCAACAGGCCATTGGCGGGTATTTGACGAACGCCATCGGCGCGATGATGCAGCAGTACATGACCGCGCTGCAAAGTGAAATCGAGAGCCAGATCAATGGCGCGATGTCCCAGATGGGCGAGAACTTCGCGAAGGCCATGAGCGTCGACCCGGAGAAATTCGCCGACGCGTTCGAGATGAACATGGACGAAGAAGAGCTCGCGGCGTTCATGTCGACCATGGTGTCGACGCGCGCGGCAAGTTACGAGGACAATCTCGAAAAGCTCGGCTGGGCTGACCGCACGAGTCCCGATCAAGTCGATATTTACCCTGCGAGTTTCAAGGACAAGGACAAGGTCAAGGCCATTCTCGACTCCTACAATGCACAGGCCAAAGCGCGGGGCGAGAAGAACAAGGAGATCGTCTACACCGACATGGTGGGCATGCTCATGAGCTCGGTCACGAGCATCATCAACGTCATCACGTGGATGCTCATCGCGTTCGTGTCGATCTCGCTCGTGGTCTCCTCGATCATGATCGCCATCATCACCTATATTTCCGTGCTCGAGCGGCGCAAGGAAATTGGCATCCTGCGTGCGGTGGGGGCGTCAAAGGCCGACGTTCGCCACGTATTCAATGCGGAAACCGTGATCGAGGGGCTTCTCGCGGGTCTTATCGGCGTTGGCGTCACGCTTCTGCTGTGTATTCCGGCGAACATCATCGTCGAGCAAAAATTCGACGTGGAGAACATTGCGAGCCTGCCGCCCGTTGCGGGCGTCATTCTCGTGGCGATCTCGGTGCTGCTCACCGTGCTCGCGGGCGTGATCCCCTCGGGTAGGGCGGCGAGGCAGGACCCGGTCGAAGCGCTCCGTTCCGAGTAG
- a CDS encoding exonuclease domain-containing protein, with translation MSWIDGPMLGFDTETTGTDTANDRIVTAALVFSTGPGREGETIATWLINPGMEIPEQASRVHGISSEHARAYGMEPTPALEEIALRIVECLEQGAPIVAFNGGFDLSIIEAELRRNNLPTLEDRLGRAIAPVVDPLVLDRGLDRYRKGKRNLSTLMEVYGVEEPEGNMHTADVDVSMTLDVLRAMAKKHTVIAESDLAELHKKQIELHRAWAENFIEYLKRQGKTPDVNPVWPL, from the coding sequence ATGAGTTGGATTGACGGCCCGATGCTGGGCTTTGATACGGAAACGACGGGCACGGATACGGCGAATGATCGCATCGTGACCGCGGCGCTCGTGTTCTCCACGGGGCCGGGCCGCGAGGGGGAAACGATCGCCACGTGGCTCATCAACCCGGGCATGGAGATCCCCGAGCAGGCCTCGCGCGTGCACGGCATCTCGAGTGAGCACGCGCGCGCCTACGGCATGGAGCCTACGCCCGCGCTCGAAGAAATCGCACTCCGCATCGTCGAATGCCTCGAACAGGGCGCACCGATCGTCGCGTTCAACGGCGGATTCGATCTTTCGATCATCGAAGCGGAACTTCGCCGCAATAACCTTCCCACGCTCGAGGATCGTCTTGGCCGTGCGATCGCGCCGGTGGTGGATCCGCTCGTTCTCGATCGCGGGCTTGATCGCTACCGCAAGGGCAAGCGCAACCTCTCGACCCTCATGGAGGTGTACGGCGTGGAGGAGCCGGAAGGCAATATGCATACGGCCGATGTCGATGTGTCCATGACCCTCGATGTGCTGCGGGCGATGGCGAAGAAGCACACGGTGATCGCCGAGAGCGACCTCGCCGAACTCCACAAGAAGCAAATCGAATTGCATCGCGCGTGGGCGGAAAACTTCATCGAGTACCTGAAGCGCCAGGGCAAAACACCCGACGTCAATCCCGTGTGGCCTCTGTAG
- a CDS encoding GuaB3 family IMP dehydrogenase-related protein has protein sequence MQNEIEIGRNKRGRRTYGLDDVAVVPSRRTRDPEDVSTSWQVDAYHFDIPIFAAPMDSVMSPETAIQLGQFGGLGVLDLEGLWTRYENPEPLLEEIAHLDPGDVHGRIREIYAEPIKPGLIRERITQLREAGVVAAGSLSPQRTQEHWKSVVDAGVDIFFIRGTTVSAEHVSGNREPLNLKRFIYELDVPVIVGGCATYTAALHLMRTGAAGVLVGFGGGASQTTWETLGISVPLASAVADVAAARRDYMDESGGRYVHVIADGGLGRSGDIVKAIACGADGLMVGAALARATEAPGRGFHWGSEAHHPTMPRGHRVEVGQVAPLEQILFGPGLSADGTTNLVGALRHAMATTGYTDLKEFQKVEVVTTR, from the coding sequence GTGCAAAACGAAATCGAAATTGGACGCAATAAGCGGGGCCGCCGCACCTACGGCCTCGATGATGTAGCCGTGGTGCCCTCCCGCCGCACGCGGGATCCCGAGGACGTCTCGACCTCGTGGCAAGTGGATGCCTACCACTTCGACATCCCGATTTTCGCGGCCCCCATGGATTCCGTGATGAGCCCCGAAACGGCGATCCAGCTCGGCCAGTTCGGCGGGCTTGGCGTGCTCGATCTCGAGGGCCTGTGGACCCGCTACGAGAATCCCGAGCCGCTTCTCGAGGAGATCGCGCACCTTGATCCTGGCGACGTGCACGGCCGCATCCGTGAAATCTATGCGGAGCCCATCAAGCCGGGCCTTATCCGCGAGCGCATCACGCAGCTTCGCGAAGCCGGCGTTGTGGCGGCGGGATCCCTCTCTCCGCAGCGCACTCAGGAGCACTGGAAGAGTGTCGTGGATGCGGGCGTGGACATCTTCTTCATTCGCGGCACGACCGTGAGCGCCGAGCACGTCTCGGGTAATCGCGAGCCGCTCAACCTCAAGCGCTTCATCTACGAGCTCGATGTTCCCGTGATCGTGGGCGGCTGCGCCACCTACACGGCGGCACTGCACCTCATGCGCACGGGCGCGGCGGGGGTTCTCGTGGGCTTCGGCGGCGGCGCGAGCCAAACGACGTGGGAGACCCTCGGCATTTCGGTACCGCTCGCCTCTGCTGTCGCGGATGTCGCCGCAGCGCGCAGGGATTACATGGACGAGTCGGGCGGCCGGTACGTGCACGTGATTGCCGACGGCGGCCTGGGTCGCAGTGGCGACATCGTGAAAGCCATCGCGTGCGGGGCCGACGGCCTCATGGTCGGTGCTGCGCTTGCACGCGCCACCGAAGCTCCCGGTCGCGGCTTCCACTGGGGGAGCGAAGCGCACCACCCCACGATGCCGCGCGGTCACCGCGTCGAGGTTGGCCAGGTGGCGCCGCTCGAGCAGATTCTCTTTGGCCCGGGTCTCTCGGCCGATGGCACCACGAATCTTGTGGGCGCGCTGCGCCACGCGATGGCGACCACGGGCTACACGGACCTCAAGGAATTCCAGAAGGTCGAGGTCGTGACGACCCGCTAA
- a CDS encoding acetate/propionate family kinase, with product MTTNGETVTNSNVLVINSGSSSIKFQLIDPVENHVTASGIVERITLPTGNASIEAGDKEETWEGAIPDHVKGMQVVEELFAKVGVELTEETVSAVGHRVVQGGAVFPEATLVTDEVRDQIHELGALAPLHNYAAVDGINGARALLPNLPHVVVFDTSFFTQLPPEAYTYAINKEVAEQYKIRRYGAHGTSHEFISSRVPGFLGREGEDLRQIVLHLGNGASASAVKNGKPVDTSMGLTPLEGLVMGTRSGDIDPSVYALLSRQAGMDPAEVDTLLNKKSGLMGQLGMSDFRDITAAVESGDENAKLTLGMWAHRVKKYVGAYAFILGGLDVITFTAGIGENASLARSSALEGLEEFGIILDEEANAQRKKEPWIISAPESKVTVLVYPTNEELAIAQQTLEVARG from the coding sequence TTGACTACGAACGGAGAAACCGTGACCAACAGCAATGTTCTCGTGATCAACTCGGGTTCGAGCTCGATCAAGTTCCAGCTCATCGACCCCGTTGAAAACCACGTGACCGCCTCCGGCATCGTTGAGCGCATCACGCTGCCCACTGGCAACGCCTCGATCGAAGCCGGCGACAAGGAAGAAACGTGGGAGGGGGCGATTCCCGACCACGTCAAAGGCATGCAGGTCGTGGAGGAACTCTTCGCGAAGGTGGGCGTTGAACTCACCGAGGAAACCGTGAGCGCCGTTGGCCACCGCGTGGTCCAGGGCGGCGCCGTGTTCCCCGAAGCTACCCTCGTGACCGACGAGGTTCGCGACCAGATCCACGAGCTCGGTGCCCTCGCTCCCCTGCACAACTACGCGGCGGTGGACGGCATCAACGGTGCCCGTGCGCTCCTGCCGAACCTCCCCCACGTCGTCGTGTTCGATACGTCGTTCTTCACGCAGCTTCCGCCTGAGGCATACACGTATGCGATCAACAAGGAGGTCGCCGAGCAGTACAAAATCCGCCGCTACGGCGCTCACGGCACCTCCCACGAGTTCATTTCCTCGCGAGTGCCGGGCTTCCTCGGCCGCGAAGGCGAGGATCTCCGCCAGATCGTCCTTCACCTCGGCAACGGCGCTTCTGCCTCCGCCGTCAAGAACGGCAAGCCCGTTGACACCTCGATGGGTCTCACTCCGCTCGAGGGGCTCGTCATGGGCACCCGCTCGGGCGACATCGACCCGTCGGTGTACGCGCTCCTCAGCCGCCAGGCCGGCATGGATCCCGCCGAGGTCGACACGCTGCTCAACAAGAAGTCGGGCCTCATGGGCCAGCTCGGAATGAGCGACTTCCGCGACATCACCGCCGCCGTGGAATCCGGCGACGAGAACGCGAAGCTCACGCTCGGCATGTGGGCCCACCGCGTCAAGAAGTACGTGGGTGCCTACGCTTTCATCCTCGGCGGCCTCGACGTCATCACGTTCACCGCGGGCATCGGCGAGAATGCCTCGCTCGCCCGCTCGAGCGCCCTCGAAGGCCTCGAGGAGTTCGGCATCATTCTTGACGAAGAAGCGAACGCGCAGCGCAAGAAGGAGCCGTGGATCATCTCGGCGCCCGAATCGAAGGTCACCGTGCTCGTGTACCCCACGAACGAGGAGCTCGCGATCGCGCAGCAGACTCTCGAAGTCGCGCGCGGCTAA
- the pta gene encoding phosphate acetyltransferase translates to MSHSVYVTSSEGRSGKSTVALGLLEALVATSETVAVFRPIIDSRHDRDSAVELLTSHPGVSQTYEEALGVTYDLVNSNPEKAQEEIMRRYQELREKYQAVLVLGSDYNGLANPTEVAFNATVAANIGAPVVLVVSSRRRDPQQAATVAQIAFHEFAQNHATPVAVVINRAEPENLPQTREEIAKALPEGVITAALPESDIVYSPSVNAIKDAVNGTVVQGEPELLERVALDIVVAAMGLPNVLKNLHESSTVIAPGDRYDLIQGILMSQQSGTFPSLSSLVLTGGYDLPEEIKALGTGDLPIIVTEENTFEAAVAASNIDGKLTSTPQKVDAARRLVAENFSMNELISALDLAKSDVVTPMMFQFELIARAQGEKKTIVLPEGDEPRIIAAAEVILNRGVANLVLLGDENVIRQKATQLGHDITEARIVSPHDEELVEKFAEEFARLRAKKGVTLDQARDTVQDVSYFGTMMVHMGYADGMVSGAVNSTAHTIRPALQIIKTKPDAKVVSSVFLMALEDRVLVYGDCAVNPDPTAEQLADIAAQSAATAAQFGVDPRIAMLSYSTGTSGSGADVDKVREATALVKENHPDLNVEGPIQYDAAVDASVAKTKLPDSAVAGRATVFVFPDLNTGNNTYKAVQRSAGAIAIGPVLQGLNKPVNDLSRGALVEDIINTVVITAIQAQNQN, encoded by the coding sequence GTGTCTCACAGTGTGTATGTAACCTCGTCAGAAGGACGCTCCGGCAAGTCCACCGTTGCCCTCGGCCTCCTTGAAGCCCTCGTCGCCACGTCGGAAACCGTCGCCGTGTTCAGGCCGATCATCGATTCGCGCCACGACCGTGACTCCGCCGTTGAGCTGCTCACCTCGCACCCAGGCGTTAGTCAGACTTACGAGGAAGCGCTTGGCGTCACCTACGACCTCGTGAACTCCAATCCTGAGAAGGCGCAAGAAGAGATCATGCGTCGCTATCAGGAGCTGCGCGAGAAGTATCAAGCGGTGCTCGTGCTCGGCTCGGATTACAACGGCCTCGCGAACCCCACCGAAGTGGCCTTCAACGCCACCGTGGCCGCGAATATCGGCGCCCCCGTTGTCCTCGTGGTCAGTTCGCGCCGCCGCGACCCGCAGCAGGCCGCAACCGTGGCCCAGATCGCTTTCCACGAGTTCGCACAGAACCACGCGACCCCCGTCGCCGTCGTCATCAACCGCGCCGAGCCGGAGAACCTCCCCCAGACCCGCGAGGAGATCGCCAAGGCCCTCCCCGAGGGCGTCATTACCGCGGCTCTTCCCGAATCGGACATCGTGTACTCGCCGAGCGTGAACGCGATCAAGGACGCCGTCAACGGCACGGTCGTTCAGGGGGAGCCGGAGCTTCTCGAGCGCGTGGCACTCGACATCGTCGTAGCCGCGATGGGTCTTCCGAATGTGCTCAAAAACCTCCACGAGTCGAGCACCGTGATTGCCCCCGGCGATCGCTACGATCTCATCCAGGGCATCCTCATGTCGCAGCAGTCGGGGACGTTCCCTTCGCTCAGCTCGCTCGTGCTCACTGGCGGCTACGACCTCCCCGAGGAAATCAAGGCCCTCGGCACGGGAGATCTGCCCATCATCGTGACCGAAGAAAACACGTTCGAGGCCGCCGTTGCCGCGAGCAACATCGACGGCAAGCTCACCTCGACCCCGCAAAAGGTCGACGCTGCCCGCCGACTCGTCGCCGAAAACTTCTCGATGAACGAGCTCATCTCCGCCCTCGACCTCGCCAAGAGCGACGTCGTGACCCCGATGATGTTCCAGTTCGAACTCATCGCGCGCGCCCAGGGCGAGAAGAAAACCATCGTGCTTCCCGAGGGCGATGAGCCCCGCATCATCGCCGCGGCCGAGGTCATCCTCAACCGCGGTGTCGCCAACCTCGTGCTTCTCGGCGACGAAAACGTGATTCGCCAGAAGGCCACGCAGCTCGGCCACGACATCACCGAGGCCCGCATCGTCTCGCCACACGACGAAGAACTCGTCGAGAAGTTCGCCGAAGAGTTCGCGCGCCTGCGCGCAAAGAAGGGCGTGACACTCGACCAGGCACGCGACACCGTCCAGGACGTCTCCTACTTCGGCACGATGATGGTCCACATGGGCTACGCCGACGGCATGGTCTCCGGCGCGGTCAACTCGACTGCCCACACGATCCGCCCGGCACTCCAGATCATCAAAACGAAGCCCGACGCGAAGGTCGTCTCCTCCGTGTTCCTCATGGCGCTCGAGGATCGCGTTCTCGTATACGGCGACTGCGCCGTGAACCCTGATCCGACCGCCGAGCAGCTCGCTGACATCGCCGCCCAGTCTGCCGCGACGGCCGCACAGTTCGGCGTGGACCCGCGCATCGCCATGCTCTCGTATTCCACGGGCACGAGTGGCTCGGGTGCCGACGTTGACAAGGTCCGCGAAGCGACCGCGCTCGTCAAGGAAAACCACCCCGACCTCAACGTGGAAGGCCCCATCCAGTACGACGCCGCTGTGGACGCCTCGGTCGCCAAGACCAAGCTTCCCGATTCGGCAGTCGCAGGACGCGCGACCGTGTTTGTGTTCCCCGACCTCAACACGGGTAACAACACCTACAAGGCCGTGCAGCGCTCCGCGGGCGCGATTGCGATCGGCCCGGTTCTTCAGGGACTCAACAAGCCCGTGAATGACCTTTCGCGCGGCGCCCTCGTCGAGGACATCATCAACACCGTCGTGATCACCGCGATCCAGGCGCAAAACCAGAACTGA
- a CDS encoding SURF1 family protein, whose product MLRVALRPKFLGLFALMAAATLVCGLLANWQFERATRALDAHDETATAAPAPLETLMERHKPVTNETQGRLASFTGEFVPGEQVFVPEREIDGRKVAVVVTNARITDGPLNGTSIPVARGYTAAPSSEWDSLPEPPAGPRTIVVRLEASEEASGTVSHEGDGGAATVGTLSSTLLVNVWEGPMLAGYGAITSEAREYMAGSGESDAAQADAWQNLGPLPAAQSEFASGLNLQNFGYMLQWILFGVFFLYIWWRSVRATYLDEQAERRLELEARLAGESQE is encoded by the coding sequence ATGCTCCGCGTCGCTCTTCGCCCCAAATTCCTGGGCCTGTTCGCCCTCATGGCGGCAGCGACCCTCGTGTGCGGGCTCCTCGCGAACTGGCAGTTCGAACGGGCCACGCGCGCACTCGATGCCCATGACGAAACGGCAACCGCGGCGCCCGCCCCGCTCGAGACGCTCATGGAGCGGCACAAACCCGTCACGAATGAGACCCAAGGTCGCCTCGCGTCGTTCACCGGGGAGTTCGTGCCTGGCGAGCAGGTTTTCGTTCCCGAACGGGAAATCGATGGGCGCAAGGTCGCCGTCGTCGTGACCAACGCGCGCATCACCGATGGCCCCCTGAACGGCACGTCCATTCCGGTGGCGCGCGGTTACACCGCCGCACCCTCGAGCGAGTGGGACAGCCTTCCTGAACCCCCCGCCGGTCCACGCACAATTGTCGTGAGGCTCGAGGCCTCCGAGGAGGCAAGCGGCACCGTGTCTCACGAAGGCGATGGGGGCGCGGCAACCGTCGGAACCCTTTCCTCCACCCTGCTCGTGAACGTGTGGGAGGGGCCCATGCTGGCCGGGTACGGGGCGATCACGAGTGAGGCGCGCGAGTACATGGCCGGGTCGGGGGAGTCCGACGCCGCCCAGGCGGACGCGTGGCAGAATCTCGGGCCGCTTCCCGCCGCTCAATCAGAATTTGCGAGTGGTCTCAACCTCCAAAATTTCGGCTACATGCTCCAATGGATCCTCTTTGGCGTGTTTTTCCTCTATATCTGGTGGCGAAGCGTGCGCGCGACGTACCTCGATGAGCAAGCTGAGCGTAGGCTCGAACTCGAAGCGCGGCTCGCCGGCGAAAGCCAGGAGTAG
- a CDS encoding DUF3817 domain-containing protein, translating to MARKPLDETQIRTSFARFRVASIVEGVALLILVAIMIMRYLVYGGQSDLWATISKTWSPIHGLIYMIYVVLAFDLWSKMRWGLERMLLLMFFGVIPVLSFFGERWTHAKVERDLAERPTLGDAAGQ from the coding sequence GTGGCTCGCAAGCCGCTCGATGAAACTCAGATCCGCACGTCATTCGCCCGCTTTCGGGTGGCCTCGATCGTGGAAGGCGTCGCGCTGCTGATTCTCGTCGCGATCATGATCATGCGCTACCTCGTGTACGGAGGCCAAAGCGACCTGTGGGCAACGATCTCGAAAACGTGGAGCCCCATCCACGGGCTCATCTACATGATCTACGTCGTGCTCGCGTTTGACCTGTGGAGCAAGATGCGCTGGGGCCTGGAGCGGATGCTCCTTCTGATGTTTTTCGGCGTAATCCCCGTGCTGAGCTTCTTCGGCGAGCGCTGGACTCACGCGAAGGTTGAGCGCGATCTCGCCGAGCGCCCCACGCTTGGCGATGCGGCGGGCCAGTAG